ATTCTGCAGAAACCCCGGGGTACAACATGCTGAAAAAAACGACGGTGAAATTCAATCACAGGAAGAGTAATTGTACTTGAATATGCACCCGTACGATTGTCCTTGATTTTAAAGCTAATCTGATCATCTTTAACACTAATAATTCTGCTGTTTGAAATAGCCACACGATGAGTATATCGTCCCAGATACTCAATAACCCGATCAGCGCCCAATTGGTGAGACTTAATATGAACGTTCCAGTTGTTCTTATAAAGCTTTTGTTTTAGCTTATCCCAGGAAAAGTCATCGGGGAGGAAGATCTCCTCTCCTTTTGCAATGATCTCAGAAAGCATTTTACACACAATACCACGGAATATTTTGCTTAAAACCTTGGCCGGCAAAAAAAACTTCCCTGGTGAATGTATCCATTCCATTTTATCCGCTGAAAGCCCCCCGGCCGGAACAAGCATGTGAATATGAGGATGATATGTCAGAGCCTGTCCCCATGTGTGTAAGAGGCTTACTCCGCCTACAGATGCTCCATATCCTGAAGGCCCCCCGGATGCATGGTGAACGGCTTTAGTACTGGATCGAAAGAGCAGATCGTAACATAATCTCTGATTAGTGTAAAATATCTGGTGTAATTCCTGGGGAATAGTGAAGATTAAATGAAAGTATTTGGTTGGAGGTAAGTTGTGCTTTAAGCGATCAACCCATTCTGCTTGTTTTATGTACTGACATTTCGGACAATGCCGATTCCTACAAGAGTTGTACGAGTTCTGCACGTGGCCACAGTGATTGCAATAATCCTTATGTCCGCCCAAAGCTGATGTGCGACAACAAGTCAGATCAGTTAGTACTTTGCTTTGATCCGGGCTAAAGGAGTATTGACTGGTCAATTGACCCTGATACTCAGAAAGGAGCTCTCCAAGATCAAATGAATGTTTCTTATTTTCCATATTACACCCCCTGGCTAACTACATAATCAATGGGGCTCTTAACCTTTCTTGTCTCAGAGTTAGTCACATGCAGATAGATTGAGGTCGTCTTTAAAGCCTTGTGTCCCATTAGTTGCTGAATAACCTTAAGGTTTGCACCCTGTTCGAGTAAGTGAGTGGCAAAACTGTGACGTAAACAGTGGAAATATGCGGGCTTGGTGATTTTAGCCCCTTTCATAGCTTGCTTAAAAACTACCTCAACGGTTCTTTCTGAGAGCGGTTTACTGTGAATTTGTCCCGGAAAAAGATAATCATGCGGCTTGTACT
This genomic interval from Candidatus Neomarinimicrobiota bacterium contains the following:
- a CDS encoding IS91 family transposase, which gives rise to MENKKHSFDLGELLSEYQGQLTSQYSFSPDQSKVLTDLTCCRTSALGGHKDYCNHCGHVQNSYNSCRNRHCPKCQYIKQAEWVDRLKHNLPPTKYFHLIFTIPQELHQIFYTNQRLCYDLLFRSSTKAVHHASGGPSGYGASVGGVSLLHTWGQALTYHPHIHMLVPAGGLSADKMEWIHSPGKFFLPAKVLSKIFRGIVCKMLSEIIAKGEEIFLPDDFSWDKLKQKLYKNNWNVHIKSHQLGADRVIEYLGRYTHRVAISNSRIISVKDDQISFKIKDNRTGAYSSTITLPVIEFHRRFFQHVVPRGFCRIRYFGFMSLSIAKEMLALVFELLEKAQFIPRLEGLNAMEVFQEISGKRQRICPECGIGILLPFHGATESG